One Deinococcus sp. LM3 genomic region harbors:
- a CDS encoding GNAT family N-acetyltransferase yields the protein MTTVTPIAGHEWDAAAAILTSANPHDPLTGEEYRHQMRDQQDWGHGWAVLVARDATGVVGVAGYHQNPGAFHPHRYDLDLAVAPDAQGRGVGAALWDTLAADLRARHAESARILAREDHPVAPDFLTRRGFTGSKRYFMSTLHVPDFDPAPYAALEDRVQARGVRIRSLADLRAAGTPDLVGRLHALMNDVRQDVPRAEPATPLTRQVFEDAILGEPGLLPDAYLIAEAGGQWIGQTVLFRSDASPDLLTGLTGVTRPWRGQGVATALKLAAIRAARTLGAPTIRTDNASDNAPMLAINDRLDFVRDPASVSYVIRFG from the coding sequence ATGACCACCGTGACCCCCATCGCCGGGCACGAGTGGGACGCGGCGGCCGCCATCCTGACCAGCGCGAATCCGCACGACCCCCTGACCGGCGAGGAGTACCGCCACCAGATGCGCGATCAGCAGGACTGGGGGCACGGCTGGGCCGTCCTGGTGGCCCGCGACGCCACAGGGGTGGTGGGCGTCGCCGGGTACCACCAGAACCCCGGCGCGTTCCACCCGCACCGCTACGACCTGGACCTTGCCGTCGCGCCGGACGCCCAGGGACGTGGGGTCGGCGCGGCCCTCTGGGACACCCTGGCCGCCGACCTGCGCGCCCGGCACGCCGAATCTGCCCGCATCCTGGCCCGCGAGGACCACCCGGTCGCGCCGGACTTCCTGACCCGCCGGGGCTTTACGGGTAGCAAGCGGTACTTCATGTCCACCCTGCACGTCCCGGACTTCGACCCTGCCCCGTACGCCGCGCTGGAAGATCGCGTGCAGGCGCGCGGCGTCCGCATCCGCAGCCTGGCCGACCTGCGCGCGGCGGGCACTCCGGACCTCGTGGGCCGCCTGCACGCCCTGATGAACGACGTGCGGCAGGACGTGCCCCGCGCCGAACCCGCCACGCCCCTGACCCGGCAGGTGTTCGAGGACGCCATCCTCGGCGAGCCCGGCCTGCTCCCCGACGCGTACCTGATCGCCGAGGCCGGCGGGCAGTGGATCGGTCAGACGGTCCTGTTCCGCAGCGACGCCAGCCCCGACCTCCTGACTGGCCTGACCGGCGTGACCCGCCCCTGGCGCGGCCAGGGCGTCGCCACCGCCCTGAAACTCGCCGCGATCCGCGCCGCCCGCACCCTGGGCGCCCCCACCATCCGCACCGACAACGCCAGCGATAACGCCCCCATGCTCGCCATCAACGACCGCCTGGACTTCGTGCGCGACCCCGCCAGCGTGTCCTACGTGATCCGCTTCGGGTGA
- a CDS encoding GNAT family N-acetyltransferase, translated as MTALPTFTLREPRKPDDFAQIAALLSAADPDWPVTPDLLAVWDAAHDPALYRLELVAEQSGRIVGVGHVGHDDFAFEEWRYFGGVTVHPDARRRGVGSALYGALMDRARERGAQDIRTMLSDQDRDAPGRAFLAARGFTRTWDRFESRLNIAGADLDAFDDLMDAVAAGGVQLRSVADLAGDPERDRRLWELDWQLFQDVPMGQTLTRRPLDAWLKQELHDPTFSHELSFVAVRPELNDPLTGPYVGYSTLMSNPAGFYVIGMTGVRREERGRGVAKALKVAAMRALVAAGGGEIRTFNDPPNRAMLNMNRALGFQRGPTHSRYELHLDPVTGERRPIAALQDPA; from the coding sequence ATGACTGCCCTGCCCACCTTCACGCTGCGCGAGCCGCGCAAACCCGACGATTTCGCCCAGATCGCGGCCCTGCTGAGCGCCGCCGACCCCGACTGGCCGGTCACGCCGGACCTGCTGGCCGTCTGGGACGCCGCGCACGACCCGGCGCTGTACCGCCTTGAACTGGTGGCCGAACAGTCGGGGCGGATCGTGGGCGTGGGCCACGTGGGTCACGACGACTTCGCGTTCGAGGAGTGGCGGTACTTCGGCGGCGTGACCGTGCATCCGGACGCGCGGCGGCGTGGCGTCGGGTCGGCGCTGTACGGCGCGCTGATGGACCGGGCGCGGGAACGGGGCGCGCAGGACATCCGCACCATGCTCAGCGACCAGGACCGCGACGCGCCGGGCCGGGCGTTCCTGGCCGCGCGGGGCTTCACGCGCACCTGGGACCGCTTCGAGTCCCGCCTGAACATCGCCGGGGCCGACCTGGACGCCTTCGACGACCTGATGGACGCCGTGGCGGCAGGCGGCGTGCAGCTGCGCTCCGTCGCGGACCTCGCCGGTGACCCCGAACGTGACCGCCGCCTGTGGGAACTCGACTGGCAACTGTTCCAGGACGTGCCGATGGGACAGACCCTGACCCGGCGGCCCCTGGACGCGTGGCTGAAACAGGAACTGCACGACCCGACCTTCAGCCACGAGCTGTCCTTCGTGGCGGTACGCCCGGAACTGAACGACCCCCTGACCGGCCCGTACGTGGGCTACAGCACCCTGATGAGCAACCCGGCGGGCTTCTACGTGATCGGCATGACCGGCGTGCGCCGCGAGGAGCGGGGGCGCGGCGTGGCCAAAGCCCTGAAGGTCGCCGCGATGCGCGCCCTGGTCGCCGCCGGGGGCGGCGAGATCCGCACCTTCAACGACCCGCCCAACCGGGCCATGCTGAACATGAACCGGGCGCTGGGGTTCCAGCGCGGCCCCACCCACAGCCGCTACGAACTGCACCTGGACCCCGTGACCGGCGAGCGCCGCCCCATCGCAGCGCTTCAGGACCCCGCATGA
- a CDS encoding GNAT family N-acetyltransferase: MTAPFTLRPATDADHAALADLMTAVNPRHPLSAAALDHHLDTLRGHPLGLHVALWTAETTRDGQPALLGVASVMQFAGMYHPDRYHAEVGVHPAARGQGVGRALAATLEDHLRGRGAREVLAGAYEDDPDSLAFLNRRDFREVMRFFDNVLTLADFDPDAWAAQRALPAGVRAVTYADLCAQLGEDAARDAYYRGFQQARADVPRTAPATPVTPEDFRQRLQAPHFLPGGVLLAVTEGGEVAALSELELEDGDPHRLNTGLTGTARAWRRQGLALALKLRALDLARDLGAREVWTGNATTNAPMLALNERLGFRPRVAWVEMQRGRVDG, encoded by the coding sequence ATGACCGCGCCCTTCACGCTGCGCCCCGCCACGGACGCCGACCACGCCGCGCTGGCCGACCTGATGACAGCCGTGAATCCCCGCCACCCCCTGAGCGCGGCCGCGCTCGACCACCACCTGGACACCCTGCGCGGGCACCCGCTGGGCCTGCACGTGGCCCTCTGGACCGCCGAAACCACCCGCGACGGCCAGCCGGCGCTGCTGGGCGTGGCGTCCGTCATGCAGTTCGCGGGCATGTACCACCCGGACCGCTACCACGCCGAGGTGGGCGTGCACCCCGCCGCGCGCGGGCAGGGCGTCGGGCGGGCGCTGGCCGCCACGCTGGAAGACCACCTGCGCGGGCGAGGCGCACGCGAGGTCCTGGCCGGCGCGTACGAGGACGACCCGGACTCGCTGGCGTTCCTGAACCGCCGGGACTTCCGGGAAGTCATGCGCTTTTTCGACAACGTCCTGACCCTCGCGGACTTCGACCCGGACGCCTGGGCCGCCCAGCGCGCCCTGCCGGCCGGGGTGCGGGCCGTCACGTACGCCGACCTGTGCGCCCAGCTGGGCGAGGACGCCGCCCGTGACGCGTACTACCGGGGGTTCCAGCAGGCGCGGGCCGACGTGCCCCGCACCGCCCCCGCCACGCCCGTCACGCCCGAGGACTTCCGCCAGCGCCTGCAGGCCCCGCATTTCCTGCCGGGCGGCGTGCTGCTGGCCGTCACCGAAGGCGGCGAGGTCGCGGCGCTGTCCGAACTGGAACTCGAGGACGGCGACCCGCACCGCCTGAACACCGGCCTGACCGGCACCGCCCGCGCCTGGCGGCGGCAGGGGCTGGCGCTGGCGCTGAAACTCCGCGCCCTGGACCTCGCCCGCGACCTGGGTGCCCGCGAGGTCTGGACCGGGAACGCCACCACCAACGCCCCCATGCTGGCCCTGAACGAGCGCCTGGGCTTCCGGCCGCGCGTCGCGTGGGTCGAGATGCAGCGCGGCCGGGTGGACGGATGA
- a CDS encoding PIG-L deacetylase family protein, with translation MKLLLIVPHPDDEVYGASGTLMGHLEAGEACGLVTLTRGEAGRTLGLCDTPQELARMREVELAACLDVIGLTTPEAVAGGSVFEHHRFPDKYLKDEPLEALVEVASEAMTRLRPEIVLTFPPNGSNGHPDHVTTHRAVKAAWDALPPGERPRLWYYASDVPPENEALRAEWLPPNVRHDVTRFIVRKLQAIACHRTQALSTVDFIRKYPDRVTQETFHEVR, from the coding sequence ATGAAACTGCTGCTGATCGTGCCGCACCCGGACGACGAGGTGTACGGCGCTTCGGGGACGCTGATGGGCCACCTGGAAGCCGGGGAGGCCTGCGGGCTGGTGACGCTGACGCGCGGCGAGGCGGGCCGCACGCTGGGCCTGTGCGACACGCCGCAGGAACTCGCGCGGATGCGGGAAGTGGAACTCGCCGCGTGCCTGGACGTGATCGGCCTGACCACCCCCGAAGCGGTGGCGGGCGGCAGCGTGTTCGAACATCACCGCTTTCCGGACAAGTACCTGAAAGACGAGCCGCTGGAAGCCCTGGTGGAAGTGGCGAGCGAGGCCATGACCCGCCTGCGCCCGGAGATCGTGCTGACCTTCCCGCCGAACGGCAGTAACGGCCACCCGGACCACGTGACCACGCACCGCGCCGTGAAGGCCGCCTGGGACGCCCTGCCGCCCGGCGAGCGGCCCCGCCTGTGGTACTACGCCAGCGACGTGCCGCCGGAGAACGAGGCGCTGCGGGCCGAGTGGCTGCCGCCGAACGTCCGCCATGACGTGACGCGCTTCATCGTGCGCAAACTGCAGGCCATCGCCTGCCACCGCACGCAGGCGCTGAGCACCGTGGATTTCATCCGCAAGTACCCGGACCGCGTGACCCAGGAGACCTTCCACGAGGTGAGGTGA
- a CDS encoding bifunctional diguanylate cyclase/phosphodiesterase — translation MRRTAPSPAAPLPETWRLSMLVVLPVLVLFIGALQVFSRQDAWDRTYDLPLNLMLLTLLSGIWLATARRWATQTTLALTLLLSCAAFLTVKLALLAAVVHEPAVLVPELIETMVWLPTLFLWRLVADTPRSMINVLNALLAGVATLSGVILLAPLLRGEPLQPDVIRALLHLNLSAAVTLHLTSLFMQRHEDLGQRRGEQNALRALSSTDLLTGLPGRTRLQEDLRRMTQPGSASFALLHVDVDGFKIVNATLGHPAGDTLLCILARELERLSGPDAQVYRLSGDEFVVLLPGVTPEQADWTGQTLLHEAAIEPSAQVGVETTLSIGLTLYPHDSSDPDELLRHADSALFAVKRAGRRRLRRYHPEQDALTERSQLLARELGGALPRQELTLVFQPVYRLADHRIVKAEALLRWTHPTLGRVSPAEFIPVAERSGLITPIGTWVLNEACRAALAWPDLTISVNVSAVQLLQFEFRATVQAALTRSGLPPARLELELTETAVLYEDARTARTLHELREMGVQISIDDFGSGYSNLMRLRTLPITGVKLDRSITADLTDPAAAQFAQALTQAVTGIARNLGADVTAEGIETPAHLSAVRTLRCQLGQGYGLALPMNSTELTERLLQQPAQPAETPQPGRLIH, via the coding sequence ATGCGCCGCACCGCCCCCTCCCCTGCCGCGCCGCTGCCAGAGACCTGGCGGCTGTCGATGCTGGTGGTCCTGCCGGTCCTCGTGCTGTTCATCGGGGCGTTGCAGGTGTTCTCCCGGCAGGACGCCTGGGACCGGACCTACGACCTGCCGCTGAACCTGATGCTCCTGACCCTGCTCAGCGGAATCTGGCTGGCCACCGCGCGCCGCTGGGCCACCCAGACCACGCTGGCGCTGACGCTGCTGCTCAGCTGCGCCGCGTTTCTGACCGTGAAACTGGCGCTGCTGGCAGCCGTGGTCCACGAGCCGGCGGTGCTGGTGCCGGAACTGATCGAGACGATGGTGTGGCTCCCCACGCTGTTCCTGTGGCGGCTGGTGGCCGACACGCCCCGGTCCATGATCAACGTCCTGAACGCCCTGCTGGCCGGCGTCGCCACCCTGAGCGGCGTGATCCTGCTCGCGCCGCTGCTGCGCGGAGAGCCGCTGCAACCGGACGTGATCCGGGCGCTGCTGCACCTGAACCTCTCGGCCGCCGTGACGCTGCACCTCACGTCGCTGTTCATGCAGCGGCACGAGGACCTGGGGCAGCGGCGCGGCGAGCAGAACGCCCTGCGCGCCCTCAGCAGCACCGACCTGCTGACCGGCCTGCCGGGCCGGACGCGCCTGCAGGAGGACCTGCGCCGCATGACGCAGCCCGGCTCGGCGTCGTTCGCGCTGCTGCACGTGGACGTGGACGGCTTCAAGATCGTGAACGCCACGCTGGGACACCCGGCGGGCGACACGCTGCTGTGCATCCTGGCGCGCGAACTGGAACGCCTGAGCGGCCCGGACGCCCAGGTGTACCGCCTGAGCGGCGACGAGTTCGTGGTCCTGCTGCCCGGCGTGACGCCCGAACAGGCGGACTGGACCGGGCAGACGCTCCTGCACGAGGCGGCCATCGAACCGAGCGCGCAGGTGGGCGTGGAAACCACCCTGAGCATCGGCCTGACCCTGTACCCACACGATTCCAGCGACCCGGACGAACTGCTGCGGCACGCCGACAGCGCCCTGTTCGCCGTGAAACGCGCCGGACGCCGCCGCCTGCGCCGCTACCACCCGGAACAGGACGCCCTGACCGAACGTTCGCAACTGCTGGCGCGGGAACTGGGCGGCGCCCTGCCCCGCCAGGAGCTGACGCTGGTATTCCAGCCGGTGTACCGACTGGCGGACCACCGGATCGTGAAGGCCGAGGCGCTGCTGCGCTGGACGCACCCCACCCTGGGCCGCGTATCACCGGCCGAGTTCATTCCGGTCGCCGAGCGCAGCGGCCTGATCACGCCCATCGGCACCTGGGTCCTGAACGAGGCGTGCCGCGCCGCGCTGGCCTGGCCGGACCTGACCATCAGCGTGAACGTCAGCGCCGTACAGCTGCTGCAGTTCGAGTTCCGCGCGACCGTGCAGGCCGCCCTGACCCGCAGCGGCCTGCCCCCGGCCCGCCTGGAACTGGAACTGACGGAAACCGCCGTGCTGTACGAGGACGCCCGCACCGCCCGCACCCTGCATGAACTGCGCGAGATGGGCGTGCAGATCAGCATCGACGATTTCGGGTCCGGGTACTCGAACCTGATGCGCCTGCGGACCCTGCCGATCACCGGCGTGAAACTCGACCGTTCCATCACGGCCGACCTGACCGACCCGGCCGCCGCGCAGTTCGCGCAGGCCCTCACGCAGGCCGTGACCGGCATCGCCCGCAACCTGGGTGCCGACGTGACCGCCGAGGGCATCGAGACGCCCGCACACCTGAGCGCCGTCCGGACGCTGCGCTGCCAGCTGGGACAGGGGTACGGTCTGGCCCTGCCCATGAACAGCACCGAACTGACCGAACGCCTGCTCCAGCAGCCCGCCCAGCCTGCCGAAACGCCGCAGCCGGGCCGCCTGATTCACTGA